The following proteins are encoded in a genomic region of Corylus avellana chromosome ca4, CavTom2PMs-1.0:
- the LOC132179166 gene encoding vegetative cell wall protein gp1-like has translation MAIAMHRFNARLLLNLFIVIAVFTAPGTADEKCSACGQNAPPPPSPPPPSPCPPPPALPPPSPPPPSPKKPPSTQYCPPPPSSFIYITGPPGNLYPIDQDFSGATQNPMIRLPVLVAGGLLGLLALW, from the coding sequence ATGGCTATAGCGATGCATCGTTTCAACGCCCGGTTGCTACTAAATCTGTTCATCGTGATTGCCGTTTTCACAGCGCCGGGGACAGCCGACGAGAAGTGTTCGGCGTGCGGTCAAAACGCCCCACCGCCACCATCACCGCCGCCACCATCACCGTGCCCGCCACCACCAGCTCTGCCGCCACCGTCGCCGCCGCCGCCTTCTCCCAAGAAACCGCCGTCGACCCAGTACTGCCCTCCCCCGCCATCATCATTCATATACATAACGGGCCCACCGGGGAACTTGTATCCTATAGACCAGGATTTCAGTGGTGCCACCCAGAATCCGATGATTAGGTTGCCTGTCTTGGTCGCCGGTGGATTGTTGGGTCTTCTGGCTTTGTGGTAA